The Helicobacteraceae bacterium genome window below encodes:
- a CDS encoding mannose-1-phosphate guanylyltransferase/mannose-6-phosphate isomerase, whose translation MTAVILCGGSGTRLFPISRELMPKQFVPLLGKESLFQKTVKRNAPLCDKTLIVCNAEHYFLALDQLDEANLRADRVLIEPIGRNTAPAIALAALSLDENDTLLVAPSDHLIDDSGGLYAKAVANATQFAKEGYLVVFGIKPTYPETGYGYIEAQGDAVKTFKEKPDLALAKALIAKDNVYWNSGMFCFNAKAYLDALAEHAPTLLERCKAAFETAKIDDKVVRIARDKMSEIEDISVDYAAMEKAQNIRVTPCAAKWSDMGGFESLYNELPKDDRANAGEALYIDSKNNLVVGGARHITAIDCEDLMIIDSSDALLIAKKGSGQKVREAVKALKAQGSDLPKIHAIAHRPWGTYEVLDTGDRFKIKRIVVKPGKRMSLQKHFHRNEHWIVLSGAALVTLENKTTQINANESIYIHAGCVHRLENQGKIDLVIIEAQVGDYLGEDDIVRVEDDFKRI comes from the coding sequence GGAAAAGAGTCGCTTTTCCAAAAAACCGTTAAACGAAACGCGCCCCTGTGCGATAAAACGCTGATCGTTTGCAACGCGGAGCATTATTTTTTAGCGCTGGATCAACTCGACGAGGCGAATTTACGCGCCGATCGCGTTTTGATCGAGCCGATCGGGCGCAACACCGCCCCCGCGATCGCCTTAGCCGCGCTATCGCTTGACGAAAACGATACGCTTTTAGTCGCGCCGAGCGATCATCTTATCGACGATAGCGGCGGATTATACGCCAAAGCCGTAGCCAACGCGACGCAGTTTGCCAAAGAGGGCTATCTCGTCGTTTTTGGAATCAAGCCGACCTATCCGGAAACGGGTTACGGCTATATTGAAGCGCAGGGCGACGCGGTAAAAACGTTCAAGGAAAAACCGGATCTAGCGCTGGCTAAAGCGCTGATCGCTAAAGATAACGTATATTGGAATAGCGGAATGTTTTGCTTTAACGCTAAAGCCTATCTCGACGCGCTCGCCGAGCACGCCCCTACTCTGCTTGAGCGGTGTAAAGCCGCGTTTGAAACGGCGAAAATCGACGATAAAGTCGTTAGAATCGCCCGCGACAAGATGAGCGAGATCGAAGATATTAGCGTCGATTACGCGGCGATGGAAAAAGCCCAAAACATTCGCGTAACGCCTTGCGCCGCTAAATGGTCGGATATGGGCGGTTTTGAAAGTCTATATAACGAACTGCCCAAAGACGATCGCGCCAACGCGGGAGAGGCGCTTTATATCGACTCAAAAAACAATCTCGTAGTAGGCGGCGCTAGGCATATCACGGCGATCGATTGCGAAGACCTTATGATTATCGACTCGTCCGACGCGTTATTGATCGCGAAAAAAGGCAGCGGGCAAAAGGTTCGCGAGGCGGTTAAGGCGCTTAAAGCTCAGGGTAGCGATCTGCCCAAGATTCACGCGATCGCGCATCGCCCGTGGGGAACTTACGAAGTTTTAGATACGGGCGATCGCTTCAAAATTAAACGTATTGTGGTTAAACCGGGCAAGCGAATGTCGCTACAAAAGCATTTTCACCGCAACGAACATTGGATTGTTCTTAGCGGCGCGGCGCTTGTTACTCTCGAAAACAAAACGACTCAAATCAACGCGAACGAATCGATCTATATTCACGCGGGTTGCGTCCACCGTCTGGAAAATCAGGGCAAAATCGATCTTGTAATAATCGAGGCGCAGGTTGGCGATTATCTTGGCGAGGACGATATTGTCCGCGTAGAGGACGATTTCAAAAGGATATAA